The Tachysurus vachellii isolate PV-2020 chromosome 21, HZAU_Pvac_v1, whole genome shotgun sequence region ggatatatggagtatataagggagatgatatatggatatatggggtatataagggagatgtatggatatatggggtatataagggagatgatatatggatatatggggtgtataagggagatgatatatggcgtatataagggagatgatatatggatatatggagtatataagggagatgatatatggatatatggagtatataagggagatgatatatggatatatggggtatataagggagatgatatatggatatatggagtatataagggagatgatatatggatatatggagtatataagggagatgatatatggcgtatataagggagatatatggatatatggagtatataagggagatgatatatggcgtatataagggagatatatggatatatggagtatataagggagatgatatatggatatatggggtgtataagggagatgatatatggatatatggcgtatataagggagatatatggatatatggagtatataagggagatgatatatggatatatggggtgtataagggagatgatatatggatatatggggtgtataagggagatgatatatggcgtatataagggagatatatggatatatggagtatataagggagatgatatatgaatatatggcgtatataagggagatgattatatggatatatggggtatataagggagatatatggatatatggagtatataagggagatgatatatggatatatggggtgtataagggagatgatatatggatatatgcggtgtataagggagatgatatatggcgtatataagggagatatatggatatatggagtatataagggagatgatatatgaatatatgccgtatataagggagatgattatatggatatatggggtatataagggagatatatggatatatggagtatataagggagatgatatatggatatatggggtgtataagggagatgatatatggcgtatataagggagatgatatatggatatatggggtatataagggagatgatatatggcttatataagggagatatatggatatatggagtatataagggagatgatatatggatatatggagtatataagggagatgatatatggatttatggggtatataagggagatgatatatggatttATGGGGTATATAAGCGAGATGTAGAGACCTTTCCACAGCACTGTTTTCTGCAGATGGCAATGGCATGGTGGTGAAGACTGCATAAACATCCTCGACAGACCACCATGAAACAATGGCAGTCAGTACTCTTATCAGGTTGTACATGCCACTGAGAAGAACCTATGAGTTCTTGGCAAATTTTAGACAGACAAGAGCCGTAAAGTATTACCCAAAAACAATTTGTCAGctgaaaaaacatccagtatTAGTGAATGAAGGACGTTAAACACTCAAACGCTCGAAATGCTCAACAGCTGAGGAGGCACACAGCTGCAGTCAAGAATTAACAGACATTTCAGGAACAATTAAAGTCCTATTTCTTTGTTCATAATGAAAATGCCACTGGTCCAATGAGAAGATAGAGTCAGAAGTAGATTTGATGCCAGCGGTAATATCAAAAACCATGTGCAGAGCGAGAGATTGTATACAGCTCACACACCCCTATGATTAATTCAGAGCAGGAAGATCCCATACACAACATCCCTGATAAAACAGTCAGGAAGCCTAGAGGCAAGGCAGTTAAACCAAAGTGTACACTGGCCTCTACTGCTGATTTTATCTCAGTGCTCTTAGAGCTTTTTACAGCAAAGTAGTGAAATGTTTATATCGCCCTCTACTGCTGATTGATGTTATTGCATACAGTGACAGTTTGTTACTAAATGTCATTTTCAAAtgatattataaattatatctgCCGTTTATAAATGATTGTTTTCAGGatatacttacagtatatatcagaaaTAGTAAATAGTATATTTCCAAATTATGTTTATGTATCAATTAaattgagatttatttatttatttatttatttatttatttattatttattttttattagagtATTTTTATACCAAGCGTTATAAATGTTTCACAAAAGTTCAAATCACTGGACATTAATTGAATATCTGGTCTTTCTTGCTGTTCCAAAGTTCACATCTATTTGCTGAAATGTAAACACCCCTATCCAAATTTTGCTATCTTTTGGAACGTGTCCAAGTGGATGAAAAATGCAGTCAAAGTGAAAGCACAGTTTCACCACATTGTTTGTTTGACTGAAGAGTGTTAGATTTCAGGCTTTATTCAGGCTTTAATAaagcaatttaaaaatgaaaaactacTTCCATTAAAAATACTTCCTGCTTGGTAACATCATCTatgctgaggaaaaaaaattctatttttttaagataTACTGCAGATTTTTATGTAGTCCACAAACACTTTGAGTCAGTAAAATGCTCCAGCAAAATTCTGTAAGTGGAAAAGacttttactgtaaaaataaaaaccacacaTCTGTGATACATTAGGATGTACACATTTTGTCAAATTATGGATAATGATCTATATCTATCACTGCTGTTAGAATAAGAACTATTAACCCTGCTTAGCCTTTACACaggaatattattttaaattatgtgAATGCTGCAGATTCTGTTATTCACCACAACATCAtgaaaacatacagtaccaAAAACTAACCATTAGTCTGATTTTTCTGGTAATCATTATTCCAGGACAGATGGTAAATATTTACAAGAccttacaaaaaaaatgcagcagtcAGAGAGGACAGGAAGGGGTTAATTTTGTGTCTTTGCTCTAAAGGGGCAGAGACAgcattttcttttcacacatGCATGTCACCATTCCTGTGAAAGCTTGTTGGACCCAAGAATACTGAACAACAGGTAAAAACAGTATACTAAACATTTAAGAGCCAATTtagtttttaatacattttttcttcatcatttAGTTTAGACTGTTGATCAGGACAGAAATTCAACTTTGCTGGACTGAGTCTCTTCTCTAAACTGAACTGATTCTAATTTATGAAATTAAAAACTTTACTGTTAACAGTTATTACTGTTCTTTCCTGTAAAAAGGGATGCAGTTGACTTTGCTGGTGTTATTGGCACTGGGAACATCGCTGGTGTGGGCTGATGCTACCACAGAGGAAGCAAAGCCCATGGAGGACTCCACTGCCTGCTCGAAGAGTTGCTCCTGTCTTATTGATGACTACACTTCAGAACTCATTGTCTACTGCAGTTCACGAAACCTTACACAGGCTCCTGCTGACGTCCCTGCATCTACACGTACTTTATGGCTAGACGGAAACCTGTTTACTTCCCTTTCAGCTGACACGTTTAAAAATCTGAGCAATTTGGACTTTCTGAATCTACAAAGCGGCCATCTGTCAAGCCTCGACTCTCAGGTGTTCAGAGGCCTCCATACACTCGCTCATCTACACCTAGAGCGAAACAATCTCCGCACATTACCTGCTACCATTTTTCAGAACACCCCTGGCCTTGCTTCTCTCAATCTTCACAACAACCAACTGTCTCGCATAGATGAAAGGTTATTTGCAGGTCTCTCTCATATGTGGCTACTGAACCTTGGCTGGAACTCCCTTGCGGTTCTTCCCGAGACGGGATTTCATGACCTGCATGGTTTACGGGAGTTGGTGCTTGCTGGGAATCGCTTGGCTTATCTACAGGCTCAGCTATTCCAGGGTCTTGCAGAGCTAAAGGAGTTGGACCTAAGTGGAAACTATCTAAGAGTTATCAAGGCCAACGTGTTTCTGAAACTTGCAAAGCTGCAAAAGCTTTACCTTACCCAAAATCAGATTGTGACGGTGGCACCTAGAGCATTTGTGGGCTTGAAGTCTTTGAGGTGGTTGGATCTAAGTAGAAATCGTCTTTctgtcatccatgatgaaacaTTCCTTGGTCTACACAGCTTACATGTACTTCGCCTGTCAAACAACTCAATAAGCAGCCTAAAGCCAGGTACATTTCGAGATCTGCAGTATCTTGAAGAACTCTGTCTATGCCACAACCAGATTAGAGCTCTAGGAGAGAGAGTTTTTGAAGGACTGAACCATCTGGAGGTGCTTAACTTAGAATACAATAGGCTACAAGAGGCACGAGCAGGAAGCTTCATGGGCCTTAGCCACTTGGCGGTGATCAAGCTCACTGGTAGCTGTATCCACAATCTTCCAGACCAAGTATTTAAGGGCCTGTCAAAGTTACACAGCATTCATCTTGACAAAGGCTGTTTGACCAAAATATCCACCCAAGGTTTTGCTGGTCTGACAGGCCTTCGACGACTTTTCCTTCAACACAACAATATCTCTGTGATGGAGCGTCAGAGTTTTTTGGAGCTCCAAGGGCTGCAACAGCTTGACCTGAGATACAACAAACTGTCATCACTCTCGTCCCACACCTTCTACGGATTAAAGAATCTTGATTACCTTCTGCTATCCAACAATTTCCTCCGCCACATTCCTTCAGAAGTACTTATGCCAATGCAGCACCTATCTTGGCTGGACCTTTCTGGAAATAAGCTGGAAATTCTACTTAATTCAACATTACATATGCTGCCACTTTTGCGGTACCTCAACCTGCAGGACAATTTGCTGACCACACTTCCACCTTCCATTCCAGATCGCTTAGACCAGCTCTGGCTATCAGGTAATAAGTGGAAATGTGACTGTAGTGCTAAAGCGTTCAAGGATTTCAGCTTGCAGAAGCCATACGTGATTCCACGGCAGGTGGAGACCTTGGCAGAGGGTGAAGAACCCCATACACTTATTACAATCTATAACAACATCACATGCACCAGCCCACCCAGTCTTGCTGGACTGGACCTGCGAGATGTCAGCAGTGAACAGTTTTGCTGAAGGTTTTCAACCTAGCTTCTACAAGCatgacaaattattatttaattgtgaACATTCAATATTTCTGTTTGTGCCTTCAGTGTCGTCGTATATATACACCACAAATTCTTGCTGTTTAGCCATATTTTGCTCAGAatgcatttaatttaatcaacAACAGCAATCTATCTCAATACCATATCTTACCAGTGACTTGAATGATTAAGGATCCTAATATTTTGATTCCAAACTATCACAATACTTGCTTTCCTATTGGATGTTATTTGTTATAAATgccacataaaataataaataataaacttttgatTAAATTTATACTTAATTGAGGAAAGATGAGAAGTTTTTGTTGTTAcgtttatattttatgaaacGTCATGAGTTGATTTACTGAATAACTGCTGAAGCATCTTTCAGAATAAACAGGTTGTGTTTGGTTTAGTAGacctaaataaatattaacacaacAGCTAGCGACCATCATACACTTACTGGGTTACAGAATTGTAGACCAAAACAGGAACTTAAAAACACATAGATCTTTAtatggaagtaaaaaaaaaaaaaaaaaaaacatgttacacTGGGCTGTATGATATCACAAACCTACATACTTACACGTCATAGAGAAATTTACAAATTCAGaacataaattataaatttatcagtttattcctaatgaggtgacggtggtgagaaATAAACTCCATGAGAGGATGTAAGGTAGAAAACTTGACAGGAACATAATTTTATAAGGGAACCTCATcggggtgacaccagagagtgtgattagaAATCATTTCCTTCTATAACTTACATTTGGCCGACACGCTTATCCttatattatacttatatttatctctTACAACTTaggattaagggcctttctcaagggccccagcagtggcagcttgatggtcCTGgaatttaaactcacaaccttcctttctgtagtccaacaccttaaccaccaagctaccacttcctataaccatgtacagtatgatcAAAACGTGCAATTGAGAAACACGAAtttcattctagttttaacaAGAAGTGTGTCTCGTTAAAAGAAGGTGAAGTTATGAAGAACTGATCACTGACAGAGGCTTATGATAATGACAATCAGAATATTTAGACTAAAGCATTCATTTCAATAAATAGAGGCAACAATTTTGATcaacttcatttatttacaaactCCCAACAAACACAGATGCCTACAAACTTGGACACACTGGACttcaccccctacacacacacacacccacacacacatccttgtCACCAAGCTATTGACTGAATTCATCTGTGTTCAATCAGCCATACACAAACTGCTTAAAGTACTTCATTTCTCTGTGAAGTTTATGCTTTGCTCAGTTTATGTTCCAAGCCTTTATTCATTCCTCTGATCCTCCACAGTTAACAGTAGGTCTACCTCAGATACTGTTCAAGGTTTGTCACATATTGATCGGTGGCTATCTTACTGAATTGTATTGTAGCAGATTCACTGGTATCTTCAAATATTGAATCAG contains the following coding sequences:
- the igfals gene encoding insulin-like growth factor-binding protein complex acid labile subunit, with product MQLTLLVLLALGTSLVWADATTEEAKPMEDSTACSKSCSCLIDDYTSELIVYCSSRNLTQAPADVPASTRTLWLDGNLFTSLSADTFKNLSNLDFLNLQSGHLSSLDSQVFRGLHTLAHLHLERNNLRTLPATIFQNTPGLASLNLHNNQLSRIDERLFAGLSHMWLLNLGWNSLAVLPETGFHDLHGLRELVLAGNRLAYLQAQLFQGLAELKELDLSGNYLRVIKANVFLKLAKLQKLYLTQNQIVTVAPRAFVGLKSLRWLDLSRNRLSVIHDETFLGLHSLHVLRLSNNSISSLKPGTFRDLQYLEELCLCHNQIRALGERVFEGLNHLEVLNLEYNRLQEARAGSFMGLSHLAVIKLTGSCIHNLPDQVFKGLSKLHSIHLDKGCLTKISTQGFAGLTGLRRLFLQHNNISVMERQSFLELQGLQQLDLRYNKLSSLSSHTFYGLKNLDYLLLSNNFLRHIPSEVLMPMQHLSWLDLSGNKLEILLNSTLHMLPLLRYLNLQDNLLTTLPPSIPDRLDQLWLSGNKWKCDCSAKAFKDFSLQKPYVIPRQVETLAEGEEPHTLITIYNNITCTSPPSLAGLDLRDVSSEQFC